Proteins encoded in a region of the Prunus persica cultivar Lovell chromosome G4, Prunus_persica_NCBIv2, whole genome shotgun sequence genome:
- the LOC18779441 gene encoding LOW QUALITY PROTEIN: uncharacterized protein LOC18779441 (The sequence of the model RefSeq protein was modified relative to this genomic sequence to represent the inferred CDS: substituted 1 base at 1 genomic stop codon): protein MAGASSVYMHLKSRVSLCNATAAVTSSPSSSSAEAQIGNRVQLPEKTRNSRVLVLGGTGRVGGSTAIALSKLCPDLQILVGGRNREKGANMVATLGGNSEFSEVNIDNVKSLEAALKDVDLVVHAAGPFQQAEKCTVLEAALQTKTAYVDVCDDTAYSLRAKSFNSRALAANVPAITTGGIYPGVSNGXWAAELVRAARSESKGKPERLRFYYYTAGTGGAGPTILATSFLLLGEEVVAFNKGEKIKLKPYSGMLTIDFGKGIGKKDVYLLNLPEVRSTHEVLGVPTVSARFGTSPFFWNWGMAAMTSLLPAELLRDRSKVQQMVDLFDPVVRRVDSIAGERVSMRVDLECSDGRNTVGIFSHKRLSVSVGNATAAFVLAILEGSTKPGVWFPEETEGIAIEARELLLKRAAQGTFNFVMNKPSWMVETNPKELGLGIYV from the exons ATGGCGGGAGCTTCTTCAGTGTATATGCATTTGAAGAGCAGAGTGAGCCTTTGTAATGCCACTGCTGCGGTCACTTCTTCTCCTAGTAGTAGTTCTGCAGAGGCCCAAATTGGGAACAGGGTTCAGCTCCCTGAGAAGACCCGAAACTCGCGGGTGCTGGTTCTGGGCGGAACGGGTCGGGTCGGAGGTTCCACTGCCATTGCCCTCTCCAAGCTCTGCCCCGACCTCCAAATTCTCGTTGGCGGTCGAAACAG GGAAAAAGGAGCTAATATGGTGGCTACACTTGGGGGAAACTCAGAGTTCTCTGAAGTAAATATTGACAATGTAAAATCATTGGAAGCAGCTCTGAAAG ATGTGGATCTCGTAGTTCATGCTGCAGGGCCGTTCCAACAAGCAGAGAAGTGTACTGTATTGGAAGCTGCCTTACAGACAAAG ACAGCCTATGTTGATGTTTGTGATGATACAGCCTACTCACTGCGTGCAAAATCTTTCAACAGTAGAGCGCTAGCTGCAAATGTTCCAGCAATAACAACTGGTGGAATTTATCCCGGAGTGAGCAATGGT TGATGGGCTGCAGAACTAGTTCGTGCGGCAAGAAGTGAAAGCAAAGGCAAACCAGAAAGGCTAAG ATTCTACTACTACACAGCGGGAACTGGCGGGGCTGGTCCAACTATCTTAGCCACTAGTTTTTTGCTTCTCGGAGAGGAGGTTGTTGCATTTAATAAAG GAGAAAAGATCAAACTAAAGCCATATAGTGGAATGCTGACGATTGACTTTGGAAAAGGAATTGGAAAGAAAGATGTTTATCTGTT GAATTTGCCAGAGGTAAGAAGTACTCATGAGGTCCTAGGAGTACCTACTGTCAGTGCTCGATTTGGAACTTCACCCTTCTTTTGGAATTGGGGAATGGCAGCCATGACTAGTCTTCTTCCAGCA GAGCTGTTGAGAGACAGAAGCAAAGTCCAACAGATGGTTGACCTGTTTGACCCCGTAGTCCGACGAGTTGATAGTATTGCTGGAGAGCGTGTATCAATGAGG GTTGATTTGGAGTGCTCTGACGGGCGCAATACAGTTGGCATATTCAGTCACAAGAGACTCTCCGT ATCAGTTGGAAATGCAACAGCTGCATTTGTTTTGGCAATTCTTGAGGGAAGCACAAAGCCTGGGGTTTGGTTTCCAGAGGAG ACTGAAGGCATTGCAATCGAGGCAAGAGAACTCCTTCTCAAACGTGCTGCACAAGGAACATTCAATTTTGTAATGAACAA GCCATCATGGATGGTGGAAACAAATCCAAAAGAGTTAGGGTTGGGAATATACGTGTAA
- the LOC18780755 gene encoding acetylajmalan esterase: MATTQENIYVLLIISSLSLFLHQHSCSAHSLMQCRLKAIYQLGDSISDTGNLARLAPSMTCNKPPFGRSFFKATGRCSNGMLIIDYVAQAASLPFLEPYMKKEATPRSGVNFATAGATALPSNVRVHSLSEQLVWLSTYFNGSNADRFKKLERALFIVGEIGLNDYIASLNVKSIEDIRHNMVPEIVQATMDAVKMVIGYGARAVVVPGQSPMGCLPMLLSRLRTNDTASYDEFQCLMGLNSISKSHNHLLKQAIEALKKEYPNVSFIYSDYYDAFTWLLRNAHQLGFDATDKSCCGGEDRACGAPNAPVCGNPDRRISWDGVHMTQKANKYMAQWVIRDIFSNLNCTTFDFKLFFKHKRSYLSDFRPLDKRS, encoded by the exons ATGGCTACCACCCAAGAAAACATCTATGTCCTGCTCATCATCAGCTCCttgtctctttttcttcatcaacaTTCATGCAGTGCACACTCGCTTATGCAATGCAGATTGAAGGCAATATATCAACTGGGTGACTCGATTTCGGACACCGGAAATTTGGCTCGTTTAGCCCCTTCTATGACCTGTAATAAGCCCCCTTTTGGGCGAAGTTTCTTCAAAGCAACAGGCAGATGCTCTAATGGAATGCTCATAATTGATTACGTTG CTCAAGCAGCTAGTCTTCCCTTTCTCGAACCCTATATGAAGAAAGAAGCCACTCCCCGTAGTGGAGTGAATTTTGCCACGGCTGGGGCTACTGCTTTGCCTTCGAATGTTCGTGTACATTCCTTGAGTGAACAACTAGTTTGGTTGTCCACATATTTCAATGGAAGCAATGCAG ATCGTTTTAAGAAGCTTGAGAGGGCTTTGTTCATAGTGGGAGAAATTGGACTAAATGACTACATTGCTTCCCTGAATGTGAAAAGTATTGAGGATATAAGGCATAACATGGTTCCGGAAATAGTCCAAGCCACCATGGATGCTGTTAAA ATGGTCATTGGTTATGGTGCTAGGGCAGTGGTAGTCCCAGGACAATCCCCAATGGGGTGTTTGCCAATGCTCCTTTCGCGTTTACGCACTAATGATACAGCATCGTACGATGAGTTTCAATGCCTAATGGGGTTGAATAGTATTTCAAAGTCTCACAATCACCTTCTGAAACAAGCCATTGAAGCCTTGAAAAAGGAGTACCCCAATGTTTCCTTCATATACAGTGATTATTATGATGCTTTCACATGGTTACTTCGTAATGCACATCAGCTAG ggTTTGATGCTACGGACAAGTCATGTTGTGGTGGTGAGGACAGAGCCTGTGGAGCTCCTAATGCACCAGTTTGTGGTAATCCGGATAGGAGAATTAGTTGGGATGGTGTTCATATGACACAAAAGGCTAACAAGTATATGGCACAATGGGTCATCCGAGACATCTTCTCCAACCTTAATTGCACTACATttgatttcaaattattttttaagcatAAAAGATCATATCTTAGTGATTTCAGGCCGTTGGATAAAAGATCATAG